From the genome of Miscanthus floridulus cultivar M001 chromosome 10, ASM1932011v1, whole genome shotgun sequence, one region includes:
- the LOC136485263 gene encoding bisdemethoxycurcumin synthase-like, which produces MGSAPATVHEMRRAQRADGPAAVLGIGTANPPTCIAQDDYPDYYFRVTNSEHLTDLKAKLSRICNNKKSGIRQRYLHLNEELLAANPGFIDPTRPSLDERVEIASAAVPELAAKAAAKAIAEWGRPATDITHLIFSTYSGARAPSADRRLASLLGLRATVSRTILNLHGCYGGGRSLQLAKELAENNRGARVLVACSELTLIAFYGPEGGCIDNIIGQTLFGDGAGAVIVGADPVAPVERPLFEMAFASQTTVPETEDAISMQYSKCGMEYHLSSQVPRLLRCNVERCLVDAFRTLGVSAAWNDLFWAIHPGGRAILDNIEEVLGLEDGKLAASRHVLSEFGNMSGTTVIFVLDELRRRWAAAAKQGGDAPEWGVLMAFGPGITIETMVLHAPSNLELEGN; this is translated from the coding sequence ATGGGGAGCGCACCGGCCACCGTCCACGAGATGAGGCGTGCACAGCGCGCGGATGGGCCGGCCGCCGTGCTCGGCATCGGCACGGCGAACCCGCCGACGTGCATTGCCCAGGATGATTACCCCGACTACTACTTCCGCGTCACCAACAGCGAGCACCTCACCGACCTCAAGGCCAAGCTCAGCAGGATCTGCAACAACAAGAAGTCCGGCATCAGGCAGCGCTACTTGCACCTCAACGAGGAACTTCTGGCCGCCAATCCGGGATTCATCGACCCCACGCGGCCGTCCCTGGACGAGCGCGTGGAAATCGCCTCCGCCGCCGTCCCGGAGCTGGCCGCGAAAGCAGCCGCCAAGGCCATCGCGGAGTGGGGCCGCCCGGCCACCGACATCACCCACCTCATCTTCAGCACCTACTCCGGCGCGCGTGCCCCGAGCGCCGACCGCCGCCTGGCCTCCCTGCTGGGCCTCCGCGCCACGGTGTCCCGCACCATCCTCAACCTCCACGGCTGCTACGGCGGGGGGCGGTCGCTCCAGCTCGCCAAGGAGCTCGCGGAGAACAACCGCGGCGCGCGCGTCCTCGTCGCCTGCTCCGAGCTCACGCTCATCGCCTTCTACGGGCCCGAGGGTGGCTGCATCGACAACATCATCGGCCAGACCCTGTTCGGCGACGGTGCCGGGGCCGTCATCGTCGGCGCCGACCCCGTCGCCCCTGTCGAGCGCCCGCTGTTCGAGATGGCGTTCGCGTCGCAGACCACGGTACCGGAGACCGAGGACGCCATCTCCATGCAGTACAGCAAATGCGGCATGGAGTACCACCTCTCCAGCCAGGTGCCCCGCCTGCTGCGGTGCAACGTGGAACGCTGCCTTGTCGACGCGTTCCGCACGCTCGGCGTCAGCGCCGCATGGAACGACCTTTTCTGGGCGATCCATCCCGGCGGTCGTGCCATCCTGGACAACATCGAGGAAGTACTCGGTCTGGAGGACGGGAAACTGGCGGCCAGTCGCCACGTGCTCAGCGAGTTTGGCAACATGAGTGGCACCACAGTGATCTTCGTGCTCGATGAGTTGCGCCGCCGTTGGGCAGCAGCGGCCAAGCAGGGAGGGGATGCGCCGGAGTGGGGAGTGTTGATGGCTTTTGGACCGGGAATCACAATCGAGACCATGGTGCTCCACGCCCCTAGCAACCTGGAACTGGAGGGAAATTGA